In a genomic window of Streptococcus mitis NCTC 12261:
- a CDS encoding adenine phosphoribosyltransferase — translation MNLKDYIATIENYPKEGITFRDISPLMADGNAYSYAVREIVQYATDKKIDMVVGPEARGFIVGCPVAFELGIGFAPVRKPGKLPREVISADYEKEYGVDTLTMHADAIKPGQRVLIVDDLLATGGTVKATIEMIEKLGGVVAGCAFLVELDELNGREKIGDYDYKVLMHY, via the coding sequence ATGAATTTAAAAGATTATATTGCAACAATTGAAAATTATCCAAAGGAAGGCATTACCTTCCGTGATATCAGTCCTTTGATGGCTGATGGAAATGCTTATAGCTACGCTGTTCGTGAAATCGTTCAGTATGCTACTGACAAGAAAATTGACATGGTTGTAGGACCTGAGGCTCGTGGATTTATCGTGGGTTGTCCAGTTGCCTTCGAGTTGGGAATTGGTTTTGCACCTGTTCGTAAGCCAGGGAAATTACCACGTGAAGTTATTTCTGCTGACTATGAAAAAGAGTACGGTGTTGATACCTTGACTATGCACGCGGATGCCATCAAGCCAGGTCAACGTGTTCTTATCGTAGATGACCTCTTGGCTACAGGTGGAACTGTTAAGGCAACCATTGAGATGATTGAAAAACTTGGTGGTGTTGTGGCAGGTTGTGCCTTCCTTGTTGAATTGGATGAATTGAACGGCCGTGAAAAAATCGGTGACTACGACTACAAAGTTCTCATGCATTATTAA
- the metA gene encoding homoserine O-acetyltransferase MetA, giving the protein MPIRIDKKLPAVEILRTENIFVMDDQRAAHQDIRPLKILILNLMPKKMVTETQLLRHLANTPLQLDIDFLYMESHRSKTTRSEHMETFYKTFPEVKDEYFDGMIITGAPVEHLPFEEVDYWEEFSQVIEWSKTHVYSTLHICWGAQAGLYLRYGVEKYQMDSKLSGIYPQDTLKEGHLLFRGFDDSYVSPHSRHTEISKEEILNKTNLEILSEGPQVGVSILASRDLREIYSFGHLEYDRDTLANEYFRDRDAGLDPHIPENYFKDDDVNQTPCLCWSSSAALFFSNWVNYAVYQETPFDWRKIEDDASAYGYL; this is encoded by the coding sequence ATGCCGATTCGAATTGATAAAAAATTACCAGCTGTTGAGATTTTACGGACAGAGAATATCTTTGTCATGGATGATCAACGCGCTGCCCACCAAGATATCCGTCCCTTGAAGATTTTGATTTTAAATCTTATGCCCAAGAAAATGGTGACAGAGACTCAGTTGTTGCGCCATTTGGCCAATACACCCCTACAACTGGATATTGATTTCCTCTATATGGAGAGCCATCGTTCTAAAACAACTCGATCAGAACACATGGAGACCTTCTACAAAACTTTTCCAGAAGTTAAGGATGAGTATTTTGATGGGATGATTATCACGGGTGCTCCAGTTGAGCATTTACCATTTGAGGAAGTGGACTATTGGGAGGAATTCAGTCAGGTTATCGAGTGGTCCAAGACCCATGTCTATTCGACCCTTCATATCTGTTGGGGGGCTCAGGCTGGGCTTTATCTCCGCTATGGGGTAGAAAAATACCAGATGGATAGTAAGTTATCAGGTATTTATCCTCAGGATACCTTAAAAGAAGGGCACCTTCTCTTTAGAGGCTTTGATGATAGCTATGTATCCCCTCATTCACGGCACACGGAGATTTCCAAGGAAGAAATTTTAAATAAAACCAATCTAGAGATTTTATCGGAAGGACCTCAGGTTGGGGTTTCGATTTTGGCCAGTCGTGATTTACGAGAAATTTATAGTTTTGGGCATTTGGAATATGACCGTGATACCTTGGCAAATGAATATTTCCGAGATCGTGACGCAGGTTTGGATCCTCATATTCCAGAAAATTACTTTAAGGATGATGATGTCAACCAGACACCTTGTCTTTGTTGGTCTTCATCAGCAGCCCTCTTTTTCAGCAACTGGGTGAACTATGCCGTCTATCAGGAGACGCCTTTTGACTGGAGAAAGATAGAAGATGATGCATCTGCATATGGGTATTTATAA